The following proteins are co-located in the Schistocerca nitens isolate TAMUIC-IGC-003100 chromosome 2, iqSchNite1.1, whole genome shotgun sequence genome:
- the LOC126234315 gene encoding uncharacterized protein LOC126234315, producing MCSSFRQPEGGCKDTTTVVACSTGKLPWCQGGKHCAVRSPAKSGSNFFNHKTFFSTVSFGLVSANYCFLYTDVDCQGRISDRGVFRSISFSYEYEASMIIPSQINRKKCPMLLLEITHFTSTIIMKPFCGEQPRSSMKRIFNCRLSRAWRIFKNAFRIVSSIFCLLYIPP from the exons ATGTGCAGTTCTTTTCGGCAGCCTGAAGGAGGTTGTAAAG acacaACAACAGTGGTTGCTTGTAGCACAGGAAAATTACCTTGGTGCCAGGGAGGCAAACATTGTGCAGTCCGAAGTCCAGCTAAGTCTGGAAGTAATTTCTTCAATCATAAGACGTTTTTCAGTACTGTTAGTTTTGGTCTAGTGAGTGCCAATTACTGTTTTTTGTATACTGATGTGGACTGCCAAGGTCGAATTTCAGATCGTGGAGTTTTTCGAAGTATATCATTTTCTTATGAATATGAGGCCTCAATGATCATACCTTCCCAGATAAACAGAAAAAAGTGCCCTATGTTATTGTTGGAAATTACGCATTTCACCTCAACAATCATCATGAAGCCATTTTGTGGAGAACAACCTCGGAGCTcaatgaaaagaatttttaactgCAGACTTTCAAGAGCATGGCGTATTTTTAAAAATGCGTTCAGAATAGTTTCTTCCATATTCTGCCTATTGTATATACCTCCATAA